One Synechococcus sp. JA-2-3B'a(2-13) genomic window carries:
- a CDS encoding CCA tRNA nucleotidyltransferase, producing MTLSPSEALLTKWLLTYFYQRLPFPQEWLPQKSYWVGGSLRDAYLAWLQGRAAGDPARDGGMESSASVDLDLMCAVDPVGWAAAVARRLGAGFVVLDPERQIARIVLAKLTVDVGLQAGSTPEEDLRQRDFTCNALALDLQREQLLDPTGGQADIRQSRMRMVHPDNLSADPVRLLRGYRQAAQLGFGLDPATQEAIRERAPLLANVAAERVRAEIVALLEAGIPGLAHLQAAVAAGLLQAWLPHLKPESPGFPQAQAVWEWAGRWRPLYPRTLAELAQPLTSSREGRGRLLAVVLAALLWDPAGTEDSVLLTRTAERVETELERLRFSRAEMRAIQKLHHLLPQLQLLLTDSPTPAQQWRLYQQAGSLFGGLALLAVATGGDPQKLESWLKRYEDPQDPLAHLVPLLDGRDLLHSLGAKPGPWVGQLLQDLQEAQAWGQIQTRAEALSFARRWRGQQKD from the coding sequence ATGACCCTAAGCCCGAGCGAAGCCTTGCTGACGAAGTGGCTGCTGACCTATTTTTACCAACGGCTGCCTTTCCCCCAAGAGTGGCTGCCGCAGAAAAGCTATTGGGTAGGGGGATCCCTGCGGGATGCTTACCTGGCTTGGCTGCAGGGCCGTGCTGCTGGGGATCCCGCTCGCGACGGTGGGATGGAGTCCTCAGCGTCGGTGGATTTGGACCTGATGTGCGCTGTGGATCCCGTGGGCTGGGCAGCGGCAGTGGCACGGCGGTTGGGGGCGGGCTTTGTGGTGTTGGATCCCGAACGGCAGATTGCCCGCATTGTGTTGGCAAAGTTGACCGTGGACGTGGGGCTGCAGGCGGGATCCACCCCTGAGGAGGATCTGAGGCAGCGGGACTTCACCTGCAATGCCCTGGCCTTGGATCTGCAAAGGGAGCAACTGCTGGATCCCACAGGCGGACAAGCCGATATTCGCCAGAGCCGGATGCGCATGGTACACCCCGACAACCTCAGTGCTGATCCGGTGCGGCTGTTGCGGGGTTATCGACAGGCGGCTCAGCTGGGGTTTGGGCTGGATCCAGCTACGCAAGAGGCGATCCGGGAGCGGGCTCCCCTTTTGGCGAATGTGGCGGCAGAACGGGTGCGGGCAGAGATAGTGGCCCTGTTGGAGGCAGGGATCCCAGGGCTGGCTCACCTACAGGCGGCGGTGGCGGCGGGGTTGCTGCAGGCTTGGCTGCCCCACCTGAAGCCGGAAAGTCCGGGCTTCCCTCAAGCTCAGGCCGTGTGGGAGTGGGCCGGGCGCTGGCGACCGCTCTATCCCCGCACGCTGGCAGAGCTGGCCCAGCCCTTGACATCCTCACGCGAAGGGCGCGGCAGGCTGTTGGCAGTGGTGCTGGCGGCCTTGTTGTGGGATCCAGCGGGAACTGAGGACTCTGTCTTGCTGACGCGAACGGCAGAAAGGGTGGAAACCGAGCTGGAGCGGCTGCGCTTCAGCCGAGCGGAAATGCGGGCCATCCAAAAGCTACACCATCTTCTGCCTCAGCTTCAGCTTCTCCTGACGGACTCCCCCACCCCTGCGCAACAGTGGCGGCTTTATCAACAGGCGGGATCCCTGTTCGGTGGCCTGGCGCTGTTGGCGGTGGCTACGGGCGGCGACCCTCAAAAGCTGGAGTCTTGGCTCAAACGCTACGAAGACCCCCAGGATCCCCTGGCCCATCTGGTGCCCCTGCTGGATGGCCGCGATCTGCTGCACAGCTTGGGGGCCAAACCCGGCCCCTGGGTAGGCCAGTTGCTGCAAGACCTCCAGGAGGCGCAGGCTTGGGGGCAGATTCAAACTCGTGCCGAGGCGCTCTCTTTTGCCCGCCGGTGGCGTGGCCAGCAAAAAGACTAG
- the moaC gene encoding cyclic pyranopterin monophosphate synthase MoaC produces the protein MPSDSSSSRASRTESFVGQALTHLDASGRAQMVEVGHKPMVARLATAQGQVRMSETTLQAILAGQGPKGNVVETARLAGIMAAKRTADLIPLCHPLPLSSVTVDLNPDPHLPGFLITATVKTNAQTGVEMEALTAVSVAALTLYDMAKALEKTMVIEHIRLLRKYGGKSGPFEAEDRDNAEKC, from the coding sequence GTGCCATCGGATTCGAGTTCTAGTCGCGCCAGCAGGACAGAGTCCTTTGTTGGGCAAGCCCTCACCCACCTGGACGCCTCTGGCCGAGCACAAATGGTGGAAGTGGGACACAAGCCCATGGTTGCCCGCTTGGCCACTGCCCAAGGACAGGTACGCATGTCAGAAACGACTTTGCAGGCTATTCTGGCCGGTCAAGGGCCCAAAGGGAATGTGGTGGAAACAGCCCGGCTGGCCGGGATCATGGCTGCCAAGCGCACCGCCGATCTGATCCCGCTGTGTCATCCTCTCCCCTTGAGCAGCGTCACCGTGGATCTGAATCCGGATCCCCATCTGCCCGGCTTTCTGATCACCGCTACAGTAAAAACCAACGCCCAAACAGGGGTGGAGATGGAGGCTCTGACGGCTGTTTCCGTGGCTGCCCTCACCCTATACGACATGGCCAAGGCCTTGGAGAAGACGATGGTGATCGAACACATCCGGCTGCTGCGCAAGTATGGGGGGAAGTCTGGGCCTTTCGAGGCAGAGGATCGGGATAACGCCGAGAAATGCTGA
- the hemH gene encoding ferrochelatase: MSKSGVLLLNLGGPETQADVQPFLYNLFADPELIRLPFPFLQRAFAWAISTLRAEKSRRNYAAIGGGSPLRRITAEQARELQAHLVAEGYDVPVYVAMRYWHPLIESVVQQIKSDGITRLVVLPLYPQYSISTTGSSFKLLDRLWAEDPELACIERRQICSWYDQPQYVQAMARAIREQLDGFAEPEGVHVLFSAHGIPESYVTEAGDPYQREMEACVRLIWKQVGRPNDHTLSYQSRVGSVRWLQPYTERVILELGSRGVKQLLVVPISFVSEHIETLQEIDIEYRELAHRAGIADFRRVPALNADPLFIAGLAALVRPHLLTPGLAAPAFVPAAVGSSLLER; this comes from the coding sequence ATGTCCAAAAGCGGCGTGCTCCTACTGAACTTGGGGGGGCCAGAGACCCAGGCCGATGTGCAGCCCTTTCTTTACAATCTGTTTGCCGATCCCGAGCTGATCCGGCTGCCGTTTCCCTTCTTGCAGCGGGCCTTCGCCTGGGCCATCTCCACACTGCGGGCCGAAAAATCCCGCCGCAACTACGCGGCCATTGGGGGGGGATCCCCCTTGCGGCGCATTACTGCTGAGCAAGCGCGAGAACTGCAGGCCCACCTGGTGGCTGAGGGCTATGACGTGCCGGTGTATGTTGCCATGCGCTACTGGCATCCGTTGATCGAGTCGGTGGTGCAGCAGATCAAGTCGGATGGGATCACCCGCTTGGTGGTGCTGCCGCTCTACCCGCAGTATTCCATCAGCACGACGGGATCCAGCTTTAAGCTGCTGGATCGGCTCTGGGCTGAAGATCCGGAGCTGGCATGCATCGAGCGCCGCCAGATCTGCTCCTGGTACGATCAGCCTCAGTACGTGCAGGCGATGGCCAGAGCAATTCGGGAACAGTTGGATGGATTTGCCGAGCCCGAAGGGGTGCATGTGCTGTTCAGCGCCCACGGCATTCCCGAAAGCTATGTCACCGAGGCCGGGGATCCCTACCAACGGGAAATGGAAGCCTGCGTGCGGCTGATCTGGAAGCAGGTGGGACGCCCCAATGACCACACCCTCTCCTATCAAAGCCGGGTGGGTTCGGTGCGGTGGCTGCAACCCTATACCGAACGGGTCATCCTGGAGTTGGGATCCCGAGGTGTGAAGCAGTTGCTGGTGGTGCCGATTAGCTTTGTGTCGGAGCACATCGAGACCCTGCAGGAGATCGACATCGAGTATCGGGAGCTGGCCCATCGAGCTGGGATTGCCGATTTTCGCCGTGTGCCCGCCTTGAATGCCGACCCTCTGTTCATTGCCGGCTTGGCGGCGCTGGTGCGGCCTCATCTGCTCACTCCGGGCTTGGCAGCTCCTGCCTTTGTCCCTGCTGCTGTGGGCAGCTCGCTGCTGGAGCGGTAG
- a CDS encoding Tic20 family protein: protein MTWRGDITPINRLWGSLPYLLPLVSALPLGFLPSGLFQSLPGLIPIFAPLFRLVPLATGWLGMGVFLALLFLVIRNTRVAHFVRFNTIQALLLNIALFLVQVLMQVFGMLFGSLGLAAMVSILATTALLGVIAITVYAWVQNIRGHYAEVPVLSDAAYAWIRY from the coding sequence ATGACCTGGCGCGGCGACATCACTCCCATCAATCGGCTGTGGGGATCCCTTCCCTACCTTCTGCCTTTGGTATCGGCTCTGCCCTTGGGCTTTTTGCCCTCTGGGCTGTTTCAATCTTTGCCAGGGCTGATCCCCATTTTTGCGCCCCTATTTCGTCTGGTGCCCCTGGCCACGGGCTGGCTGGGAATGGGGGTGTTTTTGGCTCTGCTGTTCCTGGTGATCCGCAACACCCGCGTAGCCCATTTTGTTCGCTTCAACACCATCCAGGCGCTGTTGCTCAACATTGCCTTGTTCTTGGTGCAGGTGCTGATGCAGGTGTTCGGCATGCTCTTTGGCAGCCTTGGCCTGGCAGCGATGGTCAGCATTTTGGCCACCACGGCTCTCTTGGGGGTGATTGCCATCACCGTCTACGCCTGGGTGCAAAACATTCGCGGCCACTACGCCGAGGTGCCGGTGCTCTCCGATGCCGCCTATGCCTGGATTCGCTACTAG